DNA from Pseudocitrobacter corydidari:
TGTGGCCCGCCTCCTGCGCAGAATCACGCAGATAATGACCGGAGGTATCATCCTCTTCGCCACGGCGGCTGGAAATAGTAAGAATAGCGATACGGGTCGGGAAAAATTCAGTGCTCGCCTGACTCATTTAACACTCCTTGAAAACGAATTATCCACCAATATAGGACAGATTCTGGGTGATCCCAGTATTGCCCTGGTGCAGGAAGTGGGTCTGCTTCTTATGGGTTAACGCTTCTGCAATGCGTGCTTCGAGTTCCTGCTGCTGGGCATCTGCCGCTAACAGATCGCGAAGGTCTACGCCGCCGTCGCCGAAAAGGCATAAATGCAGTTTGCCCACGGAAGAGACGCGCAGACGGTTACAGGTGGCGCAAAAATCTTTTTCATACGGCATGATTAAGCCGATTTCCCCTTCATAGTCGGGGTGACAAAAGACCTGTGCCGGGCCGTCGCTGCGCTGTCGGATCTGATGTATCCAGCCGCGTTTGAGCAACTGGTCGCGCAGCACCATCCCGGAGATATGGTGTTTGCGGAACAAATCGCTGCCGTCGCCGGTTTCCATCAGTTCGATAAATCGGAGTTGAATGCGGCGCGGTTTGATCCACGCCAGAAAGGTGTCGAGCTGGTGATGGTTTACGTCGCGCATCAGCACGGTGTTAACCTTCACTTTTTCAAAGCCCGCGCTGAAGGCGGCGTCGATGCCGTCCATCACCTGGCGGAATTTGTCCTGACCGGTAATTGCATGAAACTGACGCGCATCAAGGCTGTCGACGCTGACGTTCAGCGCCGTAAGGCCCGCTTCACGCCAGGCGGCAACGTCGCGCGCCATGCGGTAACCATTGGTGGTCACGGCAATCTGTTTGATGGCCGCGTTTTCTCTTACTGCTGCGATGATGTCGACAAAGTCGCGACGCAGGCTCGGCTCGCCGCCGGTGAGACGCACTTTTTCGGTACCCAGTGCGGAAAAGGCACGGGTAACCCGTCGCACTTCATCCAGCGACAAAAAGCCATTGTTGGTGACTTCGCCCGGCTTGTAGCCGTTGGGTAGACAGTAGGTACAACGGAAGTTGCACACATCGGTTATCGACAGACGCAGATAAAAGAACCTGCGCGCGAACGCATCAGTAAGTTGTGAAGCCATAGACACCTTTCCAAATACGGGAGGCGAGGTCATTTCTTCCTTCGCCCTGGTGATGTTAAACATCACGGCCAAAGCGCCTTATCTTTCGACTTAGGCCCAGAGGCTAGAGTGTTTTTCAGCATTATTGCTGAAAGGGTTATGCCGATAGTAGCGCGAGATGGACGAGTTTGCCATTTTCCGCTCTCGCTATATAAATTTATATATAGCGACATGATCGTGCACTTTCCCTACAGAATACGCATAAATCACGCTTTTGCATTGATATACGTCATTTTGCCTGGGGTGCGGCATCGTCTTTTGGGAGTAGTTACGCTAATGTAAGCAGATGTACCAACATAAGGAAGTTGTATGCGCAATCGCACTCTGGCCGATCTCGATCGCGTCGTCGCCCTTGGGGGTGGACATGGATTGGGGCGAGTGATGTCCTCACTCTCCTCCCTCGGCTCCCGTTTAACCGGTATTGTCACCACCACCGATAATGGTGGCTCGACCGGTCGCATTCGCCGCTCTGAAGGCGGTATCGCCTGGGGCGACATGCGAAATTGCATCAACCAGTTGATCACCGAACCCAGCGTAGCGTCCGCTATGTTTGAGTACCGTTTTGGCGGGAATGGCGAACTTTCCGGTCATAACCTCGGAAATCTGATGTTAAAGGCACTGGACCACCTGAGCGTGCGGCCTTTAGAGGCAATCAATTTAATAAGAAATCTGTTGAAAGTTGAAGCCTCGTTAATTCCAATGTCGGAACAACCGGTCGATTTGATGGCTATCGACCAGGAAGGCCATGAAGTCTACGGGGAAGTGAATATCGATCAGTTGCCGCTACCGCCGCAGGAGCTGATGCTTTCGCCCTCGGTATCTGCAACACGCGAAGCGGTGCAGGCGATTGGCGAAGCGGATCTCATCCTGATTGGCCCCGGCAGTTTTTATACCAGCCTGCTGCCCGCATTATTGTTGAGCGACGTGGCGCAGGCGCTGCGCCGCACGCCTGCGCCTATGGTGTATATCGGCAATTTAGGTCGTGAACTCAGCCCGGCGGCGGCCAGCCTGACGCTTGCGAAAAAACTCGACATTCTGGAGCACTACGTCGGGAAACCGGTGATTGATGCGGTGGTCGTTGGCCCCAAAGTAGATACTGCTAATATTGGCAATCGTGTCGTCATTCAGGAGCCATTGGAAGCCAGCGATATTCGCTATCGCCACGACCGTCAGCTATTACGCGACGCGCTGGAAAAGGCGATTCAGGCATTAGGTTAGCTTTCCTTAAAATCTTAAGGTTGTCTTAAAAAACACCCGGCAACATAGCGAACATCATTTTTACAGGAAGATCGCTATGTTGCGCTTTTTACGCTATCGCCCGACCGTTAGCCGTTTAACTTATATTCTGCTTTTCGCGCTCTATATTGCGCTGGCGCTGAATGTCGCTTTTTATCGCCAGGCATGGTCCCTGTTACCGGTGAATACCTTCCATAATGGGTTGGTTTTCTTCACGATGCCGTTGGTCGCCTTTTCGGTGATGGTGATTTGTCTGGCGCTGGCCTCATTCCTGCGGCTGGAAAAAGTGCTGACGACGCTGTTTATTTTACTCAGCGCATCGGCACAATATTTTATTATGACCTTCGGCGTGATTATCGACCGGTCGATGATTACCAATATTCTCGATACCACTCCGGCGGAAAGTTATGCCCTGATGTCGGGCAAGATGATTCTTACACTGCTTTTTACCGCGGCGCTTTTCGTCGCCCTGGCGTGGTGGATAAAAATAAAGCCGGCAACACGGAAATGGCGTGAAGCGGGACTGCGAGCCGCTTCGGTGCTGGCTTCTGTTTTACTTATTGTGATTGTCGCGGCCTTCTTTTATAAAGACTACGCTTCACTGTTCCGCAACAATAAAGAGCTGGTGAAGTCGTTAAATCCTTCCAACAGCATCACCGCAATCAACTCCTGGTACGCCCATAATAAAATGGATAACCTGCCGCTGGTACGCATTGGCGAAGATGCAAAACAGAAAGAAGCGATGAAAAACGGGCCGCATAAAAACCTGACCATTCTTATTGTCGGCGAAACATCGCGCGGTGAAGATTTCTCGCTCGGGGGTTATTCGCGTGAAACTAATCCTCGGCTTGCGCAGGACAACGTGGTGTATTTCCCGAAAACAACCTCCTGCGGTACCGCTACCGCCGTTTCCGTTCCCTGTATGTTTTCAAATATGCCGCGCGCCCACTATGACGAGCAACTGGCGCATCATCAGGAAGGCCTGCTGGATATCGTGCAGCGTGCAGGTATTCAGGTGCAGTGGAATGAGAACGACGGCGGATGTAAAGGCGCATGCGACCGCGTACCGCATCAGAATATGAACGTGCTGAACCTGCCAGGTCAGTGCATTGATGGCGAATGTTACGATGAAGTGCTATTCCACGATCTGGATAACTATATTGATAAATTAAACGGTGATGGGCTGATTGTGTTACATACCATTGGCAGCCATGGCCCGACCTATTACAACCGTTATCCAAAGGAATTTCGTAAATTCACGCCAACCTGCGACACCAACGAAATTCAGTCATGCTCTCAGGAGCAACTGGTAAACACCTACGATAACACTGTGCTGTACGTTGATTATATCGTCGATAAAGCGATTAAATTACTGCAATCCAAACAGGATAAATTCACCACCAGCCTGGTTTATCTCTCAGACCACGGTGAGTCACTGGGTGAAAATGGTATTTACCTGCACGGTCTGCCCTATTCTATTGCGCCGGATACCCAAAAACATGTCCCGATGCTGCTGTGGCTGTCCGACGATTATCAGAAACGTTATGACGTGAACTATGACTGTCTGAAAAAAGCATCGACACAAAATGAATATTCTCAGGATAATCTCTTCTCTACGATGTTGGGTATACTGGGCGTAGAGACCACTGAATATCGCGCGGCTGATGACATACTCAAGACGTGCAGAGGATAACGAAATGAAAATTTTAGTCGTGGAAGATGACGCGCTGTTATTGCAGGGCTTAATTCTGGCGATGCAAAGCGAAGGGTACGCCTGCGATGGTGTCACCACCGCACGTCAGGCGGAACTCAGCCTGCAATCCGGGCTCTATAGTTTGATCGTGCTGGATTTGGGCCTGCCAGACGAAGATGGATTGCATTTCCTCTCGCGCATCCGTCAGGAAAAATGCAGCCTTCCAGTGCTAATTTTGACCGCCCGAGATACCCTGGACGATCGTATCAGCGGCCTGGACACCGGCGCGGACGATTACCTGGTTAAACCGTTTGCCCTGGAAGAGCTCAACGCCCGTATCCGTGCGCTGTTGCGTCGCCATTATAATCAGGGCGAAAACGAAATCACGGTGGCGAACTTACGTCTTAACACCACGCGTCGTCAGGTCTGGCTGGACGAACAACCGCTGGAGCTGACGCCAAAAGAGTTTGCCCTGCTCTCGCGCCTGATGCAGAAAGCCGGAAGCCCGGTACATCGCGAAATTCTCTACAACGATATCTACAACTGGGACAACGAGCCGTCGACCAATACGCTGGAAGTGCATATTCACAACCTGCGCGATAAAGTCGGCAAGTCACGTATTCGCACAGTCAGAGGCTTTGGCTACCAGCTGGAAAACAGCGAGGTAACCGACTAAATATGCCTCTTTCCGCGATCCGAAAATGGCCGATGCGCCACCAGCTATTACTGACCGTCGGTATTATTCTGGTGGTTTTTCAGGTTATCAGCGTGTTCTGGCTCTGGCATGAAAGCAAAGAGCAGATTGACCTGGAAGTTGCCAGCATCCTGAAGGGCCACAACAACGCTAAACATATTCAGCACGAGGTTCGCGAAGCGGTTGCCAGTTTGCTGGTGCCAAGCCTGGTGATTATTGGCCTGGCGCTGTTTGTCTGTATGAAAGCGGTGAAACGCATCACCCGCCCGCTGTCTGACCTGCAAAAAGAGCTCGATGCGCGCACGCCAGATAACCTGCAACCTATCCATCTGGAAAGAACCGTTCTGGAAGTCGATGCGGTAACGTCGGCCATCAACCAACTGGTGGCGCGTTTGACGCAAACGCTCGATCGCGAACGATTATTCACCGCCGACGTGGCCCATGAACTCCGCACCCCGCTGGCGGGTTTACGCTTACATCTGGAACTCATTGAAAAAGCGCATGCCATTAACGTTGGGCCGCTGATTCAGCGTCTGGATCAAATGACTAACAGCGTAGCCCAGCTACTGCAACTCGCGCGCGTGGGCCAGTCATTTTCTGCGGGTAGCTACCAGCGCGTCGAGTTAATGGCGGATGTCATTTTGCCGCTGAAGGATGAGCTGGAATCCATGCTGAAAGGGCGCGAACAGACGCTGGTGATAAGCGAAAACGTCCACGATATCGCGGTTGCCGGCGATGCCACGTTGATAAAGGTGATGGTGCGTAACCTGGTCGAAAACGCGTACCGTTACAGCCCAACCCATTCCGCCATTACGCTGTCTGCTGCTGCATCGCCCACGCCGATGTTGATTGTCGAAGATGAAGGTCCAGGCATTGATGAATCAAAAGTAGGCGAACTGAGCCAGGCATTTGTGCGAATGGATAGCCGCTACGGCGGAATTGGGCTGGGGTTAAGTATTGTCACGCGAATTGCGCAGCTGCACGAAGCGGCGTTTTATTTGCAAAATCGGGAAGAGAGAAGCGGCACGCGGGCATGGATTGCATTCACGCCCGCAAACCTGAAACCGAAGTTAGAAAGTCAAAATCCAGTGGCAGAGAAATCCGACGACAATCAGGCCGGAAAATAACAGAGTCAGAGATTGCTGAACATTTAGATTAGACATGGAACTATCCTCTTGTTGATGTGGACAGTATCCATGTTGGATATTAAGCGAACATTAAGGCTGGCATTTCCTCGTGTGATGCCAGCCTCATTTTTTTAGCTTATGACGCTGCGATAAACAATTCACGCAGTTGATGAAGCTTATCGCGGATCTCGGCGGCTTCTTCAAACTCCAGGTTCTGCGCATGTTGCAACATCTGCGCCTCCAGCGACTGGATTTGCTGTTGCAGCGCTTTCGGCGTCAGCGCCTGATCCGCTTCAACAATCTGCACACCGCCGCGAGACTTACCGCGACCTTTCGTTTTCGTTTTCGCCAGCCCCTCGCCCAGCGCCAGAATATCGACCACTTTCTTGTTCAGGCCCTGCGGAACAATTCCGTGCTCTTCGTTGTAGCGCTGCTGCTTCTCACGACGACGTTCGGTTTCACCAATCGCCTTCGCCATCGATGGCGTGATTTTATCGCCGTAGAGAATCGCCTTGCCGTTAATGTTACGCGCGGCACGGCCAATGGTCTGGATTAGCGAACGCTCGGAACGCAGGAAGCCCTCTTTATCGGCATCCAGAATCGCTACCAGCGACACTTCTGGCATATCGAGGCCTTCTCGCAACAGGTTAATCCCCACCAGCACGTCAAACTCGCCAAGGCGCAAATCGCGAATGATTTCCATACGTTCGACGGTGTCGATGTCCGAGTGCAAATAGCGCACGCGTTCGCCGTGTTCTTCAAGGTATTCGGTGAGATCTTCCGCCATCCGCTTGGTCAGCGTCGTGACCAGTACGCGTTCGTTAATGGCCGTGCGCAGACGAATTTCTGACAGCAGATCGTCGACCTGCGTCGCCACCGGCCGCACTTCAATCACCGGATCGAGCAGGCCGGTAGGACGCACCACCTGATCGATAACTTCGTCGCCGGATTTCTCAAGCTCGTAGTTCCCAGGCGTCGCGGAAACGTAAATGGTTTGCGGCGCGAGGGCTTCAAATTCTTCAAACTTCAGCGGACGGTTATCAAGGGCCGACGGCAGACGGAAACCGTACTCCACCAGCGTCTCTTTACGCGCCCGGTCGCCGCGATACATGCCGCCAATTTGCGGAATGGTCACGTGGGATTCATCAATGACCAGCAGGCCATCCGCCGGAAGGTAATCAAACAACGTCGGCGGCGGCTCGCCCGGCCCGCGCCCAGAGAGATAGCGCGAGTAGTTTTCAATGCCCGAGCAGTAGCCCAGTTCATTCATCATTTCGAGGTCAAACTGTGTGCGCTGGCTGAGTCGCTGCTCTTCAAGCAGTTTGTTGTTCTCCAGCAGCACTTTGCGACGTTCAGCCAGTTCGTCTTTGATATCTTCCATCGCCTGCACGATGCGTTCGCGCGGGGTGACGTAGTGCGTTTTGGGATAGACCGTAAAACGTTGAATGGTGCCCTCTACGTGGCCCGTTAGCGGGTCAAACAGCGACAGGCGCTCGACCTCTTCGTCAAACAGTTCAACGCGCAGCGCCAGGTCTTCCGATTCCGCCGGGAAGATATCGATAACTTCGCCGCGTACGCGGAAAGTACCGCGCTGGAATGCCTGATCGTTGCGCGCGTATTGCAGCTCGGCCAGACGACGCAGAATGGCGCGCTGGTCGATAATCATGCCGACCGTCAGATGCAGCATCATTTTCAGGTAGAGATCCGGGTCGCCCAACCCGTAAATTGCCGACACGGAGGCCACCACGATGACGTCGCGACGCTCAAGCAAGGCTTTGGTCGCCGACAAACGCATCTGTTCAATGTGTTCGTTCACCGAGGCATCTTTCTCAATGAAGGTATCTGAACTGGGAACGTAGGCTTCCGGCTGATAGTAATCGTAGTAGGAGACGAAGAACTCGACGGCGTTTTCGGGGAAAAACTCTTTCATCTCGCCATACAGCTGCGCCGCCAGCGTTTTGTTTGGCGCAAGCACCATCGTCGGGCGCTGGAGATCGGCAATCACGTTGGCGACGGTGAAGGTTTTCCCCGAGCCGGTTACCCCCAACAGCGTTTGATGCGCAAGACCATCTTCCAGCCCTTCTTTCAGGCGCGCGATGGCATCAGGCTGATCGCCTGAGGGTTGAAAGGCCGAATGCAATTTGAACGGTTTACTCATGAACAAAGCTACCTGGTGGCGGGTTAATCGGGCAGGTGATTAATTCTACTCTCCAGCGCTAAATTTGCCAACAAAAAATACTGGATATAAAAACAGTAGCGCATTATGGTATTGCTGTTACGCCACGCTGAATCCATGCGTAGCGGCTGAAATTTGCGCTCTGGCAGGATAAAACAACTCCCTCTGGAGGTTATCCCCAGAACTTTTTCTGTTTTAACATTTGTCAATATGTGTCATTAAACTTTTATGTCAGTGAGTCGCGCGCCACCCTCTACCATTGCTTTTATTCATCTTACTGATAATAAAAGAAAAGATTGAAAAGCCGCGTTTCGCATCAATTTACTGGCAAGCCGCGTATTCTCTCGCCTTCCGCAGGTTTTCTAACTCTAATACACAAGGTTATCCACAGGAATAGTGGATAAGTGTCTGGAGGCCCTATCCCCTGTCACTCGGGCGTTTTCGTCGATCGACCCAAAAGCGACGGGTAAAAATTTTTTATCGTTAAATTTTGATTTTTATCAGCGAAAATCATCATGTGGTTTCTGCGTGACAGCCCTCACATTTTTGTATAAATTTTGCTCAGCACTCGCTGTTTTTTTGCGCCAGCGCTGTGCATCCCTTCTCTCCGATCCATCCCTATTTCTTAAGTTAATTCTTAAAAATCAGCCGTTATGCTGAGGAAAGTCCGTTCTGGCAAGAGAATTGCAATCTTCTTTCGTGACCCTGACCTATAGCTTGAGGAGAACACGATGTTGAGTTTGCATGCAGTCAATCATTTCTACGGAAACCAGCACACGCTCTGGAACATCGACCTCGAACTGGCTTCCGGCGAGTGCACCTGTTTAATCGGCCTTCCCGGTACGGGGAAGACCACGCTGGTGAACTGTATTACCGGGCATCAACCTATTGAAAGCGGCAGCATGATTTGGCAACAGACCGGCTCGCTCCCCTGCGATTTAATGCCCCTTTCACCCGTACGCCGCACCACGCTTGGTATCGGTTATGTCCCTCAGGATAAACGTATTTTTTCGCAGCTTAGCGTGGAAGAGAACCTGCTGATTGCCCTCAAGGCAGCGGGTGAAAGCAGCGGAACGGTAAGCCCTGAGATATATGCGCTCTTCCCGTCACTGTACGCGCTCAGGCAGCTTAAGGGGGGCGCATTAACGGAAGATGACCGGTATCAGCTAGCCCTGGCCTGCGCGATGGTGACGCGGCCACAGCTGCTGATTCTGGATGAGCCAACGCGCGGTGTGGGCCACGCGTTTATTCATCGACTGGGGGATTTACTGCTGCGCCTGAATCGGGAGATTGGGCTAACGATATTGCTCGCAGAACAGCAGCTACCGTTTATTCAGCGGGTGGCGGACCGTTTCTGCCTGCTGCATCGCGGCAGAAACGTGGCCCAGGGCGGTGTGGCACAGCTGGATGAACAGATGATTAAAGCGTGGATGACGCCCGAGTCAGGGCTGTGAGGTCAAGATACTGTCCAAGGTCATGCTCTGCCAGCGTCGTACCCAGCCAGGGGATTTCGCCCAGCATCGGCGCATCAATCATCCGTTGCAGCGTCGCCAGATAGGGCTGGTGACGCTTCCCGGGCTGCTCGACATCGTTAGCTATCCAGCCCGCCAGTTTCAGGCCCGCCTGCTTAACGGCCTGCACGGTCAGCAGCGCATGATTGATACAGCCCAGCTTCATTCCGACCACCAGAATCACCGGCAGTTGCTCGCGTTGCACCCAATCCGCAAACGTCAGATGGGGCGACAGCGGCGTATACCAGCCACCTGCACCTTCCACTAACACCCAATCCGCCTGCGCTTCCAGCGTGCGAAGACCCGCCGACATCACGTCAGCCTCAATCGGGCGCTGCTCCACCTCGCTGATAATGTGCGGCGACGTGGGTTCAGCGAAGGTGTACGGGTTCACCCGCTCATACGCCAGCGGCAGCACGCTATTGCGCTGCAATGCCAGCGCATCGCTGTTGCGCAGTCCATCTGGCGTTTCGTCGCTGCCAGAGGCGACGGGTTTGTAGCCTGCTGTCCGGTATCCGAGTGCCCGGGCGGCCTGTAGCAGCGCCGTGCTGGCTACCGTTTTCCCCACTTCCGTGTCGGTGCCGGTAACAAAATAACGTTCAATCACGAATAATCACTCCAGAAAAAAGATGGTAGGTCAGCGGGCATTGCCCCTGAACTTTCGGCCATGCCAGCTGCAGCTGCTGAAGTTTGCTGCGGGTTAATGGCTCGCGCGCCCGGCCTTGATGCAAATGCGTGGCACCAATCCCCTTCAGAGAGCGCATCGCGCTGAGGGCATCGGGAAACAGCAGAGTCATCGAGCGTGTACTACTGTGCTGCGGCCAGCCCGCCAGCGTCTGTTGCAGCGTCTCTTCCGGCAGGAAACGGTTCGCATGAGGATGCGCATCCACCGCCAGCCAGGCCTGATTCAGCTCGGGTAACGATCCGGCGGTCAGCGTGGTGAAGGCCAGCACGCCACCAGGGCGCAGCTGGCGATACAGCTCGGCAAGCGCAATACGGATATCGCTGCACCACTGCACAGCAAGATTGCTCCACACCAGGTCAAACCCGGCATCAGGCAAGGGAATGGCTTCGATATCCGCCAGCAAGTAGTGCTGTGCCGCCTGCTGCTGGCGCGCCTGCGTGAGCATTGCAGCGGAGAGATCCAGCGCGGTTACTTCGCTCCCCCGCTCACGCCAGTAGCGGCTATAGCTACCGGGTCCGCAGCCAGCGTCCAGCACACGGGCAAACGCCCGCGCCGGGAGTTGTTCAAGCAGATGCGCCGCGCTCTGGCGCTGAAGTTCGTTAAACTGGTGATAATGCGCTGCCGCCCGACCAAAGGCCGCCGCCACCGCCTGTTTATTCACGGACGCCATGCAGCACCTCCAGCAGAGTGTCGATATCTTCACGCGTATGCGCCGCCGTCAGCGTTAAGCGCAAACGCGCGGTTCCGGTGGGTACGGTAGGTGGGCGAATTGCCGTCACCCAACAGCCTTTTTCACGCAGCGTTTTCGCCAGCTCCAGCGTGCGCGCATTCTCCCCGACAATCAGCGGCTGAATGGCGCTCTCCGATGGCGTGAGCTGATAGTCCAGCCCCTGCGCGCCCGCGCGAAAGTGGGCGATATGCTGCGCCAGGACCTCCCGCCGCTCATCACCCTCGCCACTGCGAATCACCTCAAGAGATGCCCGCAGCGCCACGGCCTGCGCCGGGGGCATCGAAGTGCTGTAAATCAGATGGCGGGCGAACTGCAATAGATAGTCGGCCAGCGAGTCGCTACACAGCACCGCCGCACCGCTCAGGCCAAAGGCTTTACCAAAGGTTACCACCAGCAATTCAGGACGCACGCCCTGTTGCCAGCAGCTTCCGCGCCCCTGTTCGCCCTTCACGCCGATACCGTGCGCGTCATCCACCATCAGCCATGCGCCTGCCTGCGTGGTCGCCTCTGCGACGTTCGTCAACGGCGCACTATCGCCGTCCATGCTGAAAACACCCTCGGTGACCACCATCTGTTGCCCTTCGACGGCGCTGCTCAGCAACCGCGCCAGATGCTGGCTATCGTTGTGCTGATAACGGCGCAACGCCGCCGGGCTTAACGCGGCGGCTTCCAGCAGTGAGGCGTGGCTTAAACGATCGGCGACGATCCTGTCTTTTTCACTCATCAGCGCGGCGATCACCGCCTGATTCGCGGCGAAACCAGAGATAAACAGCAACGCGCGCGGATACCCCAGCCACTGGGCCAGTTCTTTTTCCAGGTCACGATGGGCGTGACTGAATCCGGTGACGTGGCCCGAGCCGCCGCTGCCTGTGCCGTACTGTTCCGCGCCCTGTTGCCAGGCGCGGATCACATTAGGATGCTGGCTCATCCCCAGATAGTCATTACTGGAAAAATTGCGATAGCGCTGACCTTCGTACTCCAGCCAGCGCCCAACGCCCTGAGCCAGCGGTACACGACGACGAAAAGCATCTGCCTCACGCCGTTGTGCTAAAGCGCTATCGATGCGTTGCTGCCAGCTCATACCGCCGCCGCGTTGTAATACGTTTCGGTATCCGGCGTCATCAGCGCCTGCTCCAGACGCTGCTGCTGTTCGTTATCGCCCGCGGTAACGGTGGTTTGTTCCGGGTTCAGGCCCAGCTTGCGGAACAGTTGCAGATCTTTATCTTCTTCCGGGTTCGGCGTGGTCAGCAGTTTGCAGCCGTAGAAAATCGAGTTGGCTCCGGCCATAAAGCACATCGCCTGGGTTTGTTCGTTCATCTGCTCGCGACCGGCGGAGAGGCGCACGTGCGAGGTCGGCATCATGATGCGCGCCACGGCGATAGTGC
Protein-coding regions in this window:
- the bioC gene encoding malonyl-ACP O-methyltransferase BioC — translated: MASVNKQAVAAAFGRAAAHYHQFNELQRQSAAHLLEQLPARAFARVLDAGCGPGSYSRYWRERGSEVTALDLSAAMLTQARQQQAAQHYLLADIEAIPLPDAGFDLVWSNLAVQWCSDIRIALAELYRQLRPGGVLAFTTLTAGSLPELNQAWLAVDAHPHANRFLPEETLQQTLAGWPQHSSTRSMTLLFPDALSAMRSLKGIGATHLHQGRAREPLTRSKLQQLQLAWPKVQGQCPLTYHLFSGVIIRD
- the bioF gene encoding 8-amino-7-oxononanoate synthase; translated protein: MSWQQRIDSALAQRREADAFRRRVPLAQGVGRWLEYEGQRYRNFSSNDYLGMSQHPNVIRAWQQGAEQYGTGSGGSGHVTGFSHAHRDLEKELAQWLGYPRALLFISGFAANQAVIAALMSEKDRIVADRLSHASLLEAAALSPAALRRYQHNDSQHLARLLSSAVEGQQMVVTEGVFSMDGDSAPLTNVAEATTQAGAWLMVDDAHGIGVKGEQGRGSCWQQGVRPELLVVTFGKAFGLSGAAVLCSDSLADYLLQFARHLIYSTSMPPAQAVALRASLEVIRSGEGDERREVLAQHIAHFRAGAQGLDYQLTPSESAIQPLIVGENARTLELAKTLREKGCWVTAIRPPTVPTGTARLRLTLTAAHTREDIDTLLEVLHGVRE